A single Pseudodesulfovibrio aespoeensis Aspo-2 DNA region contains:
- a CDS encoding peptidase domain-containing ABC transporter, which yields MNELFRRLFRSKPLAVQIIVASFFVNVLFLASPIFVIQILSRYVGYGFDGTLYTLTAGMIIALVLGLAFSMIRTRMCATLSAEPDRLMQAAVLDSLSRIKAVAFERIPQARIQEVMAGPQVVQSAYESAHIAAVLDMPFFLLFLLAITALSPWLGLITLLAAVTTVLAGRMNMLRARDTDNALREELIRHRGGVNSAIQGAETVRAFHAAGFLGRLWTEQVERLMALRELAVNQKSWAMAVVQGLNSLLRVLIYAVGAKLVVSGDLTVGSLIGISILSAKALQISTGFMQSVQLMGKAEDTMRMIGEFMSLPRESAGGTAIKRFTGRIEFRDVAIAFPGATGPLFESLNHGVEPGTVVGIFGANGAGKTTLSKLVAGLLEPSRGQILADGVDLRQLAPEWWRRQVMYLPQEPTFLNGTYRENITLLNPDMEDAQLNDIVRRADLRRFLDSTATGLDTPITEGGRSLPLGVRKRLAIARALVAQGRLAVFDEPTEGLDVEGCEAVFQVMNHLAKDGVTLIIVSRDPNIVKGYTTIIDLNSKPVPKIGLVQKKPVAPDQATAMKS from the coding sequence ATGAACGAGCTCTTCAGACGCCTGTTCCGTTCCAAGCCCCTGGCGGTGCAGATCATTGTCGCCTCGTTCTTCGTCAACGTCCTGTTTCTCGCCTCTCCCATCTTTGTCATCCAGATTCTGAGCCGCTATGTGGGCTACGGGTTCGACGGCACCCTCTACACCCTGACCGCGGGCATGATCATCGCCCTGGTCCTCGGCCTCGCCTTTTCCATGATCAGGACGCGCATGTGCGCCACCCTCAGCGCCGAGCCCGACAGGCTCATGCAGGCCGCGGTGCTCGATTCCCTCTCCCGGATCAAGGCGGTCGCCTTCGAGCGCATCCCCCAGGCCCGAATCCAGGAGGTCATGGCCGGGCCGCAGGTGGTGCAGAGCGCCTACGAGTCGGCGCACATCGCCGCCGTGCTGGACATGCCGTTCTTTCTCCTCTTCCTGCTGGCGATCACGGCCTTGAGCCCGTGGCTTGGGCTGATCACGCTCCTGGCCGCCGTCACCACCGTGCTGGCGGGCCGGATGAACATGCTCCGGGCAAGGGACACGGACAACGCCCTGCGCGAGGAGCTGATCCGCCATCGCGGCGGGGTCAATTCGGCCATCCAGGGGGCCGAGACCGTGCGCGCCTTCCACGCCGCCGGGTTTCTGGGCAGGCTGTGGACAGAGCAGGTGGAGCGGCTCATGGCCCTTCGGGAGCTTGCCGTCAACCAGAAGAGCTGGGCAATGGCCGTGGTGCAGGGGCTCAATTCGCTGCTGCGGGTCCTGATCTACGCCGTGGGCGCCAAGCTGGTGGTCTCCGGCGATCTGACGGTCGGCTCCCTCATAGGCATCAGCATCCTCTCGGCCAAGGCGTTGCAGATTTCGACAGGCTTCATGCAGTCGGTCCAACTCATGGGCAAGGCCGAGGACACCATGCGCATGATCGGCGAATTCATGAGCCTGCCCAGGGAATCGGCTGGAGGCACGGCCATCAAGCGGTTCACAGGCCGGATCGAGTTCAGGGACGTTGCCATCGCCTTTCCCGGTGCCACAGGGCCGCTGTTCGAGTCTCTGAACCATGGTGTGGAACCGGGAACTGTGGTCGGTATTTTTGGTGCCAACGGCGCGGGCAAGACCACCTTGTCCAAGCTGGTGGCCGGGCTGCTCGAACCGAGCCGGGGCCAGATTCTGGCCGACGGGGTGGACCTGCGCCAGCTCGCCCCGGAGTGGTGGCGCAGGCAGGTGATGTACCTGCCCCAGGAGCCCACCTTTCTGAATGGCACCTACCGCGAGAACATCACCCTGCTCAATCCCGACATGGAGGACGCCCAGCTCAACGATATCGTGCGTCGGGCCGACCTGCGCCGCTTTCTCGACTCTACAGCCACCGGCCTGGATACCCCGATCACCGAGGGTGGGCGCAGCCTCCCCCTTGGCGTGCGCAAGCGGCTGGCCATTGCCCGGGCCCTGGTGGCCCAGGGCAGGCTGGCCGTCTTTGACGAGCCCACCGAGGGGCTGGATGTCGAAGGGTGCGAGGCCGTGTTTCAGGTCATGAATCACCTGGCCAAGGACGGCGTCACCCTGATCATTGTTTCCAGGGACCCCAACATCGTCAAGGGCTACACCACGATCATCGATCTCAACTCCAAACCCGTCCCCAAGATCGGCCTGGTGCAGAAAAAGCCCGTGGCCCCGGATCAGGCAACGGCCATGAAGTCATAG
- a CDS encoding TolC family protein, which translates to MVVVCVLIQTGSAAAQEERSIDLNALLRELVESHDRVKASEAQLESATHQYKRAQGGWYPKVDAKVEGGRENLSKPLEAETQMNRNQQKLSATQRVYDFGGTSGSIDSASGRVREFEALLARTKQVVITSGITAYLRVIRSRELLKYARRSEQSMKELSGMQEVLVQRGAGYSYEELQVKGQLAGAQSYRVTQERELQISINNFKAVFGFPPTLEEVNRMNTVPLPSRFVPTNVEEAVDIAFESNPVLLETKYTLERLEGDLSAQEANYYPKFDAVLESERKENDQASAGVRSEQRATLMMTYNLFSGFQDVEGARAVKSEMTGTSRTLLDRRRTVEEGVRNAWLELTTLRQNSELYENQANITWEFLGLVKKKKALGEDVRLLDILVGERDYISSISAKVVTDIDIIIAAYTLLYEMGVITEDTTGM; encoded by the coding sequence ATGGTGGTTGTGTGCGTCCTGATCCAGACAGGAAGCGCTGCCGCGCAGGAGGAACGGAGCATTGATCTCAATGCCCTGCTGCGCGAGCTTGTGGAGAGCCATGACCGCGTCAAGGCATCCGAGGCGCAACTCGAATCCGCCACGCACCAGTACAAGCGGGCACAGGGCGGCTGGTATCCCAAGGTGGATGCCAAGGTCGAGGGCGGGCGCGAGAATCTCAGCAAGCCCCTGGAAGCCGAGACCCAGATGAACCGCAACCAGCAGAAACTCTCGGCCACACAACGAGTTTACGACTTCGGCGGCACCTCCGGCTCCATCGATTCAGCCTCCGGGCGGGTCAGGGAGTTCGAGGCGCTTCTGGCCAGGACCAAGCAGGTGGTCATCACCTCGGGCATCACGGCCTATCTCCGGGTCATCCGCTCGCGCGAGCTGCTCAAGTATGCCCGCAGATCCGAGCAGAGCATGAAGGAACTCTCCGGCATGCAGGAAGTGCTCGTCCAGCGCGGGGCCGGCTACTCCTACGAGGAGTTGCAGGTCAAGGGCCAGCTGGCAGGCGCCCAGTCCTACCGCGTCACCCAGGAGCGCGAACTGCAAATTTCCATCAACAACTTCAAGGCGGTATTCGGTTTTCCTCCCACCCTGGAGGAAGTGAACCGGATGAACACCGTGCCTTTGCCGAGCCGCTTTGTACCCACCAATGTTGAAGAGGCCGTGGACATCGCCTTTGAGTCCAACCCGGTGCTGCTTGAAACCAAGTACACCCTTGAGCGCCTGGAGGGCGACCTGTCTGCCCAGGAGGCGAACTACTACCCGAAGTTCGATGCCGTGCTCGAAAGCGAGCGCAAGGAAAACGATCAGGCCAGCGCTGGCGTCAGGTCCGAGCAGCGGGCCACCCTGATGATGACCTACAACCTCTTCTCCGGTTTTCAGGATGTCGAGGGTGCCCGCGCCGTCAAATCCGAGATGACGGGCACCAGCCGCACCCTGCTGGATCGCCGCCGGACGGTGGAGGAGGGCGTGCGCAACGCGTGGCTCGAGCTGACGACCCTGCGGCAGAACTCCGAATTGTACGAGAACCAGGCCAATATCACCTGGGAATTTCTCGGTCTGGTCAAGAAGAAGAAGGCCCTGGGCGAAGATGTCCGCCTGCTCGACATCCTGGTGGGCGAGCGCGATTACATCTCCTCCATCAGCGCCAAGGTGGTCACGGATATCGACATCATCATCGCGGCCTACACCCTGCTCTACGAGATGGGCGTCATCACCGAAGACACCACCGGGATGTAG